The sequence CAGTCGGATACTCTTCTTTCTTCCGGTTCTTAAAATATTCGATTGTTTTACCAAAGCTTTCTTCGAATTGCGAACCTATAGAGACTATCATATCGTCCCTGAAAATCAACGGACTTTCGCTGAATGCTTGTTTGAATCCTTCGATGCGTTCCTGTGTATGTGAAGACTGAGGAGGTCCTGCAAAGTGAACAATTTTAGTATGCCCGCAATCGATCAGATATTTTACGGCTTTTTTTATAGCGTTTTGATTGTCGATAGCGACCACATTAGCCTGAATGCCCTTTACGTCTTCCAAAAGGACGAAGGGATAATTTATCATTTTCAACTTAAAGAGGTGTTCGATTTCGGAACTTCCCTCAACAATCGGGGCAATTATTGCTCCTTTAATATCCTTCGACGAAAACATATGCGAGAATCTGATTTCTGATTCGTGGTCGTTTTCCGAACTGGTAACAACCACGGAATAGCCCTTTGAATTGGCATATTCTTTTACGCCTGAAGCAATCGCCGTATAGAACGGATAATTCAAATCTTTGATTATAATTCCGATAGCCTTATCCTGATTTCCGTTCTTCATATTTCGGGCAACGCCCTTGGGTCTGTAATTAAGCTCTTTCATTATTTGGAGGATGTGGTCGCGCGTCTCGGGTTTAACAGTATTTTTAGCATTTATTACGGCAGAGACAGTGCCCTTGGACACACCCGCTTTCCTGGCAACGTCTACAATAGTAATTTTTTTCATTTAATTTTTCCTGCTTTGGATCTCCCCAAATTAAAACGGTTTAATACCTTTATAAAACATTCAAAAATACTTTTATATCCTTATAAAATCAAATTATTTTTAGCATTAAAATCGGTAAAAAAAGCGATACAAGCATTTTCGGAAAAATTTTAAATAGCCGGACTTATTTTCTGAAGTTTCATTTTTTTATTTTTGCAGGGATAAATTTTAATAAATTCTGGAGGCGCTTGCATGAACAATTTCGTATATCAAAATCCGACAAAAATAATTTTCGGCAAAGAAACTATCGGGAAAATCGGAGAAGAAATAAAAAATCACAATATTAAATCGGTTCTAATTTTATACGGCAAGGGTTCGATCTTTAAAAACGGCGTCTATGATAAAGTCGTTGACTCATTAAAAGCCAACAATATCCAATATATCGAAAAAGGAGGCGTAAAACCGAATCCCGTGCTCAGTTTTGTGCGCGAAACAGTCCGTCTCGTTAAGAGAAATAATATCGAGGCTATATTAGCCGTGGGCGGCGGCAGCGTTATCGATTCGGCAAAAGCAATCGGAGCCGGCGCAGTTTACGACGGAGACATCTGGGATGCGTTCGAAGGCAATGTGAAACTTTCAGATTCCCTTCCGATATTTTCCATTTTAACACTTTCGGCTACAGGTTCGGAAATGAACGGTTATGCTGTCATTACAAATGAAACGGAGAATAAAAAATGGGCTTTTACGGCGGGCTTATCTTCATACCCGAAGGTATCAGTGATTGATCCGACGGTACAATTTACGTTGCCCAAAGAACAAACTGTCTACGGAGCGATCGACGTACTCTCCCACATTTTCGAATTGTATTTCGACGGAACGCCGGAGACCGATTTGCCAGATGAGTTAGCCGAAGGTCTCGTTAGAACGATAATAAAAAGCGTCAAGACATTGATTGACAAACCGGAGGATTATAATGCCCGTGCAAATTTAGCCTGGTCGGCCACCCTGGCATTAAACGGAATAATCGGCGCCGGCAGAAATTACGGCGACTGGGCAACGCATTCAATCGAACATTCGATTTCGGCATTTTACGACGTAGCTCACGGAGCGGGTCTGGCTGTAATTTTCCCCGCCTGGATGTCATATAACATAAATTTGATAAACGATAAATTAATCAGACTCGGAAGGAATGTATTCAGTCATGACATAAATGAAGGCAGCCAAACGATAAAACAACTTGTGGAATTTTATAAGTCGATTGGAGCGCCAGTAAAACTGACAGACTTCGGAATTCAAGAAAACGATCTGAATAAACTTGCAGACAATGCCGCTTTACAAGCTCCCTTAGGCGCCCTTAGAAAATTGGAACGCGACGACATCTATCAAATCTATTCTATAGCTTTCAAAGGCGAATATTAAAAATTATCGGGCTGTCTCCGTCTTAGAAGACAGCCCGATAAATACTATTTGCCGTTCAATAAATCATCTACGGCATTTACAAGAAAGATATACTCGGCGCAGATATCGATTACATATTCGTTTTCACCCCAGAGGAATGGCCAATCTTCTTTGTTCTCAGGGAAATCAGGTTTAAGCATTAACAGGCCCGGCACCACGCCGCCGGCAATAAACGTGTAATCTGCCCTATTGCCTCCATAAGCCACCTTTTTGGAATACACGCCCACGCCCGACACAAAAGAAATGTTAGAGGACGGATGAAGTCCGTAAATATAGCTCAAGCCTCTGAATGTATATTCCGGATTCATAATATCCGGAAAAGCTTTATGAACATGATAATTCGTAATAGCCCAGCTTATTAATTCATGGTTGCCTGCCCACGGACGCCTTCCGATTAATACTCCGTATGGGTTTTCTTTTAAGAATTCGTCGCACTCCGTTTTATATTTTTCTACATAAGGGACTAACCTCTCCTTGAATCGACTGTCGAAATACGGAATCGCTTTAACGGCTCGTTCTATAAAAAGTATACGCGACAAACCGAGAGCGTTCCATATAAGATTTTCAAAGCGTTCTTTATAGTTTTCCTTTTCGGTAGAAATCAACAATTGCAATGCCGCATCGACTTCCCCTCTTATTCTGTAAAGTGCAAATCTGCCGGTGTCCTTTATCTCCCAGCCGGATTCATTGTGTTCTTTAATCCATGCATTCTCTGCTATCGACAAAGCCTCCGAGGCAAGAGAATCGTTGAATCCCTTTAATGCTCTGTAAGCAGCCGCCAATGCCGCCATCGAAGAATAATTCAACGACGGATCTTTCCCGGTAAAAGCCCACCTGTCGTCATTGACGCCGCTGTATTTCCCGTCGTTTTCATTGACATCCATCTCCGGATTATAAATCATATTATCTGTCATTGCCGAGGGATCGCCGAGATGATGATACTGATGAAGATTCGGCACTACTATTCCCCTGAATGCATGTCCTACCGATTTATGCTGCGCTACTAGTTGCAACGTGCCGTGTTCGATTTGTTGAAGCAAGTCAGGTTTACCGTCGGGATGATGAATATCCGTATATCTGATTTTTTGATCAATGTATGTTTGGTCCCTGTCGATCTTAAAGTGTTCCCAACTGTCGACAAAACTCATTACTGTTGTGCAATGATGTCCCGTCTGGATATCGAAGTCTCCGGCGTCGAACCAACCTCCGACGTCGAGGCCGGGAATATGTTCTCCTGATTTGTATTTGGTATCAGTACTAGGACCCATACTATAACCGTCAAAATGAATATGGTTTACCGGAGCCTGACGGGCGTCGTCCCGGCTGGGCAAACCGTGCCATACCCTGTAAGCTTCGTTGACAAACATATGATCCATCTGCACGGGAAACCATACGTCCAGAGTGGCATGCCATGCGGATTTATAGACATCCTCGCTTACAGGGAAAGGCTTGGTCTGAATATCGCCGTACTTAATAGAATATAAGCCGCTTTCTTTTATATCGGAAAAGTCAAACGTAACGTATTTATACCTCAGGAATTCGCCCCAACGTTCTACTTTTCTCTCAAGAACCTTAATCGTATTGCCGTCTTCATCAATTTTAAATAAAGCGGCGGTTTCAAGCGGTTCGTCATTTTTATCCAATTCAATTACGGAAATTTTATTTTGACCGGGATGATATCCCGTCTGAGAATAAGTAATTACCGGCTTGCGTATCCAATCCTTAATTGAATTTGCTTTCAAAAACCATTGTAATACCACTCCCTTTTTTCCGGCCGGTAATAAGGATCTTACAACATACCAACCGTTCTGAGCCAGGTTTCTGCCGTCATACAGCATCAGATTTCCGGTTAACGATTTAATTGTTACAAGACGTTCGGGGTCTTCCGGCGCCAGAGTTAAAACCTTACCTTCTACTATCGGAAGCGGATTAATAAATTCTCCGCGACCTTTATCGTCAAAAGTTGAATGACCTGCAAACTGAGGAATCTTTTCTTCAACCGGTCGGGTTTCAACAGGACCTGTCGGGTACAAAGGAAATATACCCGGTTTTCCGTCGATCAAATAGGTCTTTTCAAAATAAGCCGACGGCAAAAATTCCATATTGAAGCCCGCATGCCCTTCCAATTTTTCGGGCAGAGGTTCGTCAAGTATTACTTGTATTATCGCGCCGTCTTCATATGCCTCAACTTTTACTCTGGAATTAAAATCGAATTCGTTATAACGCAGCAATACCTCTATCGAATTATTCTCCCTGTCAACTTTTCTCTCAACCACCATAGGTATCTGATCCCATTGTTCCGGTGTGGGCTGAAGACGGACTCCTCCGCCGGTCGCAGTGCGAACATCGTGATGAATCAATTCAATACCTGCGGTTTTTTCGTCAAAGAAGTAACCGGTATATTGATTGCTGAACACCAGCAAATTAACGCCGCGTGTTTCAAAATACTCCTTTTCATTGATTTTCAATTCCTGCGCCGATAACGGATAGCGACTTAATATTAGAATCATTAAAAGAATACTTAATTTTTTCATGATACCTCCCCTATATTGATTTATTTACGACGAGCTGCATTCCAAGTAATTACCGTAATTACGGAATAAAAAAACAAGCCGACGAAAAAAGAGAACGTAAATCCTAACGTCATCGAAAAAATAACGGCGAGAACCGAACCAGCGACCGACATAAGACCGTTGACGCCGTATAACCATGGGATATATTTTTCCAGTTTATGCTCTTTTAACAAATTAATTCCTGCGGGAAACGGGACGCCGAGCATAAAAGCCAGAGGCAATAAAAGCATAAATATAATAAAGGCTCGGAACGCGAGATTTAATTCAACCACTCCATCGAGTATCAACGGGTAAGTCGTGAATAGAATAATTCCATAGATAACAATGAAAAGAGTAATAATTCTCAAACGTCCGTAAAATTTCACTTTGATTATTTTTTTGCTGTAAAAGCTGCCCATACCCATTCCTATCAACAAAGACGAAAGCAGCACAGAGAGCGAAACAGTAGGTATGCCCAGATAGAGAATTAATTTTTGAAAAAGAGCAATCTCCATTATCATAAAACCGGCGCCGATACAAACAAACAACAGCAATGTAAAAAAGAGTTCTTTCCTATCTATTTTCTCTTTTTTAATTCGCTTTACATTAAAAGCGGGAATTGCAACTACTAATAATCCGATTATAACAATCGCAATAAACAGTTTTAACAAATCATCCGGCACGCCTCGATTTACCTTATAGAAGAACGGACTGTCGTCTCTCACGGGAGATATGTCGTACTTATCTTTTTTGATCAACTCTTCGATTGAGTCGATATTTTCATAGACTGTTGATAAGAATAAATTTTCCGGCGACTTATCCAGTTCATTCCAACTGAACGGTAAATAGGTAACCTGCGGTAAACTTTTCGGAATTTTTCTCAGCGTATTTTTAATGTTGCTTATATCATTCTGGGAGAAAGCCGTTTTCTTAATTACAAGAGTAGGAGCGTAATCCTGTCCGATAACAATAAAATGATTCAAAGCGTCCCGGTTATTTATTCCCGATTCGTCGAACGCATAGATCGCTGTAACCAATAATCGAATTAATTCCCATCTGTTATGAACTGTAAATATCAATCTGCCGTTTTGCGTCAGCCTGTTCAAATAATCTTTAATAGCCTCAACGGTGAGCAAATAATTTTCGTTTGACGCTATGTTGTCGATGTTTTGCAATTGTTCCGTCGATGGCGACGCCATTACAATCAGGTCAAAATATTTATTTGCGCGTTTGATGTAGTTGCGCCCTTCGTCTATCAGTATTTTTACATTCGAAAAATCCGTATAAATGCCGCCGTTGAACTCTTTTTGTTCTTTAACGATTCGCACAAAATCGGAATTTACTTCCACACCGTAAATTTCTTTCACTCCCTCAATCAAGCCCACTAAAATTTCTTTGCCTCCGCCCGGTCCGATAACCAGCATTCTGTTTTTTTCATTTTCATTAAGTAATAAAAATGGAATGGAAGTAGAGTGCTGAATTAATAACCTGCCCAGCATACTGCCGGGATTTTTAACGTCCCCGCCGAATCGATACATTTGCGAACCGGCCGACCCGTCAATGAAAAGTTGCTTAACCATGTCCTGATTCTTATACTTCACCAGATCCGAGCGCCCGTTAATACTCCATCGGCTCTCCTCAATCTCTGAAATTTCTTTGGCGTCCGGATAAACGTAATAGAAATCTTTTTCGGGATAATACCCGATCGGAATTTCTCCGATCAATTCATCATCCCCCTTTACGAGTAGAAACCCCATCGATAAAAACATTAGGGAATAAATTAACAGCCTTACCGAACGACGCAATCCGATTGAGAAGGAGTAAATTACGATCGTCAATAACAATAACGAAACAAACAAGACTCCGTTAACGGCGCCGAGATTATTCAGAATCGGAATTGACGCTACGGCTCCGATTGCCGCCCCGGAAAGATCGGACGCATATAAACGGAATCCGTCGAAAGAGAACACTTTATAAATCTGCGAGTATAATATGCCGGCGGTAAAAAACGGTATGGTTTGCAGCGAAAAATAAACATACGGATTTGTAATTTTGAAGAGAACGATCGATAAGATAAAGATTATTAAAGAAACGCTCAAAGCAACGATATACTTTTTCAACACTATGATAATTTCATCAGATTCGATAGCCTTAACTCTATAATGCGCATATATACTTCCCAGCCCTATTCCCAATATTGCCAATGACAGGATTAAAAAGGCATAGTTACTAACGAATATTACCGACGATATGCGAGTCGATATTATTTCAAAACTAATTATCGCAAGAGACAGGGTCAATAAAATCAGGTAAATTCTTTTAACACTCATATTTTCGCGTTTTGTGAAGCGTTTTGTTTTTTAATTTTTTTCCTATCTCGGTTTTCAATTGTATTGCATCTTTGTCGCCGGGAACGAGAGCCAAACTTCTGTTAAGATAAACATTAGCCGAATCGAGCTCGTTGTTTTTATAAAATGCATATGCCAAATTATACAATAATCCCGCGTCGTCGGGAGCCGACAGATAAGCCTGCTTAAGATATTTGATAGCGTTGCGGTAATTGCCGATATATAAGGCCATCAATCCGTTTCTACGCGGAGTGTAATCATTGAGATTAATTTTATTTTGAGCATAAAAAAATCTCAAAGCTCCGTCGAGGTCCTTAAGAACGGGATACTGATAAATGATGACGTCCATATATTTCAGATAATTTTTTATTTCGTCTCTTCTCAGATGATAAGTAGCGGCTATCAGATGCGCGTCGACCCAGGATACTTTGTTTTCGATTCTGGCCGCGGCAAGCGAATCGATAAAATCTTTGGGATTCAGTATATTCATAAAATCCGATTGATTAAATTTATTTCTTCGCTTTTCGGCAAAAGGCCAATCGGATTTCAGTAATTTAGCGTAATAGACGCCCAGCGTCGAATCCAAACGCGTAAATACAAAATTCGCCACTGTTATGCTGTCCTGCTTTTCATAAGGTATCTTCCCTCTTTCGATCGGAGGCAGGTAACCGAATTTATGCATGTAATCGTAATACGACTTACCCATCAGTTGATAACCCTGTAAGTTGGGATGTAAATGGTCCACCATCAGATTGTCCCCGACTATGCCGGAAGGGCTAGCGGCGTTAAATATAGAATCCAGAGGAACTACAGGAGCTCCGTATTTATATCCCAATTCTTCTATAATACTATTCATTGCCTGGGGGGCTCGAAATCTGAGAGCGTCCAAATCTTTAGCCAATACAAACAGCGAATCTGCTTTTTTCAAATTCCCTTTATTCAGTTCCCTCACGGCATTTTCATATGCCTCAATTGCCGTAACGTAATCCGGAGTTTCGACCGAGGCAAAAGGTTTTTGATCCTTCAGATTGCAAACGAGCTTTCCTAAAATGACCGGCGTTCCCCTTTCTTTAGAAAGCCTTAAAATCTCATCCATATTTTCTCTGAATTGTTGAACGCCTTCTGCGAACTCCTCCGAGTTAACAGGAATTAATTTATCTTGGGCAATTTCCGACATAAGCGTGCCGTGCGATTTAATATTTTCACCAGTAAGGAGAGACGCTATTGAATTAATTGCGTCTCTGGTCAATTGTGTAATTTTATATTTGTTTAAATACAACATCAACTTTATCAAAGCGCGCGATGTTCCGTACGACTCCACCGAACCGACTCCGAGAGCGCCATAATATTCATTGTGACCGGCATAAATCAAAATCAAATCCGGCTCTTTTTCCAACACGCCCGGAAGCAAATCCAAAATCGTGTACGAATTAACCGCTGTCATAGCGACATTCACAATCTCGATATTCGATTCGGGATAAACGAGTTCCAATCTTTTACGTATATACCTTGAAAATGCGCCCATCGGATTAAAAGGATATCCCTGAGCGCTGCTTCCGCCGAGAACAAATACTCTGAAAGCATTCGGCTTTTTATGAAGGTCGAACATATCCTCTATAGTATTGGGCGTAAAATTCCCGCTTGGGAAATATCGCCTTCCTACTTCAGGATTTATAATTAGTTTGCCGTTTCCCGCATCGACCCATTGTTCGGTATTATAACCGTAGTCGGTTGCTCTGAGTAATAATTCCAACAACGTTATAAAAATTACCGGCGCTAATACCAGAACTACATAAAACCATTTTGGATATTTACGAGACGATGTTTTCAATATTTCATTTATCTCTTTTACGGAAAGATTATATTTTTTAGACAGTTGTTCAGGCGTGCGCTTTTTACCGTCTGCGAGAATCTTTTTTCTGATGTCTTTATTTCCGTTCAAAATAATCTCAGATTAAATTAATACCTTATTAAGTCGATATTTTCGTATTAAATATCAACCGAAACAACATCTTTCTTCAGTATTACAAAGCGCTTTATTGAACATTACAATTATGAAACGCCCTCTATAAGTTTTTTAAGCGTTTCTTCGTTGATAACAGGTTTATACTTTTTTATTAAATATTCTTCGATTTCTATTTTTATCTTTTCCCTGTGGTAATTTTTATAATCCTCAATAACGGAATCTTTAGCTTCTTCAAAGCTCAGTTGTTTTTCCGGACTTATTTTAAAACACTTTATTACGGCATAGCTTTTATTATCATAATCCTCGAATTCGATTGGTTCGGCGACCTCAGATTCGTTCAGAGCAAAAGCAATATTTCCAAAGACCGGTTTTTCGTCTTTCCCGAATGACTTGATTTCCCCGTTGCGATCTTTTATGTATGTTTTGACTAAATATCTCCCCTTCACTTTTTCAAAAGGAACGCCGCTCTTTATCTTTCCGTATGCGCTATCCGCCTCTTCTTTCGTAGGAAAAACCATTACAAATATATTTCTTTTTTCAAGCTGATAGTATAAATCGTTTTTATGTTCGAGATAGAAACTATAAATCGCATCTTCCGTTGCAGGCGGAATTTTTGATTCTATGACCGCCAGATTGTAGAGGCGAACCAATTGATTTTTCAGCGCAATATCATCCGTAAATGCGTTGAAAATATTTTTCTTTAGATTCAGAGCCTCGGCTTTTTTTACAATTATCTCCGTTCGCAACGCTTCCGTCAAAAAATCCTTTAACGCTTCGGTCGTAATATTTTCCCCGTCTTTCAGAATCAATATATTATCCAGAAGATAGATCAGTTTTTTGTAGTCTACTTTTCCCCCGTCATAAGTTAAAATAATTTTGTTATTCCCCTTATTAATTTCTTCCGATATTAATTGCGAATATTTGTCTTTATAGAAATCCTGTATTTTAGACCATTTAACAATTTGTTCCAGCGCCGCATTATTCCATGACAACTTACTTTCGTCGATAGTTTTCTTCATATCGTTTTCAAATTCCTCGTAAGCTGGCGTATAAAATATATTTTTCAGGTATGTTTTAATTTCATGTTTTACCGACTCAAAAGGCTTAACTCTCACGGGTAGAATATCAACAACTTCAACAATTTTGATTGCGGTCGGAGCGTTCAATATTCTTATATCGCCCTTATTCAATTTAAATACAATATTCGCGACCGGATCCAAAAGCGCCTGTTTCCAATCGACAGGCGGCATAACGCCGTTATTATTCGCTGAATATTTTTTTACAAGTTCGCTAAAATCGCGTCCGTTTTCAATTTCCGATTTTATTTCCAATGCTTTTTGTTCGAGCGAATCGAGTTGCTCCCTCGTTATGTCCTTATCTTTAACCAACTCAATCTGTCTGTAGACGATTTTTCTGTCCATCATACCGTAAACATTTTTCGCCGCCTCTTCCGATGTATATTTACCCAGATATTGTGACTTGAAATATTCCGCCACAAGTTCTTCGTTAATAATACGACTGATGCTTTTGATTAACCCGGTATTCGTATCCAATCCTCTCTCAAAAAAGTCCATTCTTTTAAACTGATTAACGAGCATATCGCGAAGGGCATTGCGATAAATATCTTCTCTGTTACGATATCTCTTATTATACAGCCAGTCAACCACGTACTTATTTAACTCGCCCGCCGTAACAGAATATTCGCCGGCATATCTGGCTACAACCGAGGTATCTTGTTGCGTCGAATGAGCGAATGAATTGGCGCTCAGTATTAAAAACCTAGAGACAAATAGGAATAATAATCGGAAATGTTTCATAAAACTTTCTCCCGTTCAGGAAAAGATGTGAACGTTTGATATAAACTTAGCATCAATTTTATTGTATTAAATTAATCCGCTTTGAATAAAAATAAAACCCCGATAATTGGATTATCGGGGTTTTACATTAAATAACTGCGTCGCTATTTGATAAGCATCATTTTCTTGGATACTTTATAATTGTCGCTCTGCAAAGTATAGATATAGACTCCGCTTGCAAGATTGGAAGCGTCAAATGTGACCTGATATTTTTGCGCCGTTTTGAAACCATCCACAAGCGTAGCCACTTCCTGACCCAAGGCGTTATATACTTTTAACGTAACGTTGCCCGGCTCCGGCAGTGTAAATGTAATTACAGTTGTCGGGTTAAACGGATTCGGGTAATTTTGCGACAAATCAAATT comes from Melioribacter roseus P3M-2 and encodes:
- a CDS encoding LacI family DNA-binding transcriptional regulator; translation: MKKITIVDVARKAGVSKGTVSAVINAKNTVKPETRDHILQIMKELNYRPKGVARNMKNGNQDKAIGIIIKDLNYPFYTAIASGVKEYANSKGYSVVVTSSENDHESEIRFSHMFSSKDIKGAIIAPIVEGSSEIEHLFKLKMINYPFVLLEDVKGIQANVVAIDNQNAIKKAVKYLIDCGHTKIVHFAGPPQSSHTQERIEGFKQAFSESPLIFRDDMIVSIGSQFEESFGKTIEYFKNRKKEEYPTAIVCFNDQQALGVIMALKELRIKVPDDISIVGNDDIYYARIYPIPLTTIRAPQHEIGRKAAEILIRNIESNVLLPPEKVVLETELIIRESTRVLNG
- a CDS encoding iron-containing alcohol dehydrogenase is translated as MNNFVYQNPTKIIFGKETIGKIGEEIKNHNIKSVLILYGKGSIFKNGVYDKVVDSLKANNIQYIEKGGVKPNPVLSFVRETVRLVKRNNIEAILAVGGGSVIDSAKAIGAGAVYDGDIWDAFEGNVKLSDSLPIFSILTLSATGSEMNGYAVITNETENKKWAFTAGLSSYPKVSVIDPTVQFTLPKEQTVYGAIDVLSHIFELYFDGTPETDLPDELAEGLVRTIIKSVKTLIDKPEDYNARANLAWSATLALNGIIGAGRNYGDWATHSIEHSISAFYDVAHGAGLAVIFPAWMSYNINLINDKLIRLGRNVFSHDINEGSQTIKQLVEFYKSIGAPVKLTDFGIQENDLNKLADNAALQAPLGALRKLERDDIYQIYSIAFKGEY
- a CDS encoding peptidylprolyl isomerase; protein product: MKHFRLLFLFVSRFLILSANSFAHSTQQDTSVVARYAGEYSVTAGELNKYVVDWLYNKRYRNREDIYRNALRDMLVNQFKRMDFFERGLDTNTGLIKSISRIINEELVAEYFKSQYLGKYTSEEAAKNVYGMMDRKIVYRQIELVKDKDITREQLDSLEQKALEIKSEIENGRDFSELVKKYSANNNGVMPPVDWKQALLDPVANIVFKLNKGDIRILNAPTAIKIVEVVDILPVRVKPFESVKHEIKTYLKNIFYTPAYEEFENDMKKTIDESKLSWNNAALEQIVKWSKIQDFYKDKYSQLISEEINKGNNKIILTYDGGKVDYKKLIYLLDNILILKDGENITTEALKDFLTEALRTEIIVKKAEALNLKKNIFNAFTDDIALKNQLVRLYNLAVIESKIPPATEDAIYSFYLEHKNDLYYQLEKRNIFVMVFPTKEEADSAYGKIKSGVPFEKVKGRYLVKTYIKDRNGEIKSFGKDEKPVFGNIAFALNESEVAEPIEFEDYDNKSYAVIKCFKISPEKQLSFEEAKDSVIEDYKNYHREKIKIEIEEYLIKKYKPVINEETLKKLIEGVS
- a CDS encoding spermidine synthase family protein encodes the protein MSVKRIYLILLTLSLAIISFEIISTRISSVIFVSNYAFLILSLAILGIGLGSIYAHYRVKAIESDEIIIVLKKYIVALSVSLIIFILSIVLFKITNPYVYFSLQTIPFFTAGILYSQIYKVFSFDGFRLYASDLSGAAIGAVASIPILNNLGAVNGVLFVSLLLLTIVIYSFSIGLRRSVRLLIYSLMFLSMGFLLVKGDDELIGEIPIGYYPEKDFYYVYPDAKEISEIEESRWSINGRSDLVKYKNQDMVKQLFIDGSAGSQMYRFGGDVKNPGSMLGRLLIQHSTSIPFLLLNENEKNRMLVIGPGGGKEILVGLIEGVKEIYGVEVNSDFVRIVKEQKEFNGGIYTDFSNVKILIDEGRNYIKRANKYFDLIVMASPSTEQLQNIDNIASNENYLLTVEAIKDYLNRLTQNGRLIFTVHNRWELIRLLVTAIYAFDESGINNRDALNHFIVIGQDYAPTLVIKKTAFSQNDISNIKNTLRKIPKSLPQVTYLPFSWNELDKSPENLFLSTVYENIDSIEELIKKDKYDISPVRDDSPFFYKVNRGVPDDLLKLFIAIVIIGLLVVAIPAFNVKRIKKEKIDRKELFFTLLLFVCIGAGFMIMEIALFQKLILYLGIPTVSLSVLLSSLLIGMGMGSFYSKKIIKVKFYGRLRIITLFIVIYGIILFTTYPLILDGVVELNLAFRAFIIFMLLLPLAFMLGVPFPAGINLLKEHKLEKYIPWLYGVNGLMSVAGSVLAVIFSMTLGFTFSFFVGLFFYSVITVITWNAARRK
- a CDS encoding glycoside hydrolase family 9 protein, whose protein sequence is MKKLSILLMILILSRYPLSAQELKINEKEYFETRGVNLLVFSNQYTGYFFDEKTAGIELIHHDVRTATGGGVRLQPTPEQWDQIPMVVERKVDRENNSIEVLLRYNEFDFNSRVKVEAYEDGAIIQVILDEPLPEKLEGHAGFNMEFLPSAYFEKTYLIDGKPGIFPLYPTGPVETRPVEEKIPQFAGHSTFDDKGRGEFINPLPIVEGKVLTLAPEDPERLVTIKSLTGNLMLYDGRNLAQNGWYVVRSLLPAGKKGVVLQWFLKANSIKDWIRKPVITYSQTGYHPGQNKISVIELDKNDEPLETAALFKIDEDGNTIKVLERKVERWGEFLRYKYVTFDFSDIKESGLYSIKYGDIQTKPFPVSEDVYKSAWHATLDVWFPVQMDHMFVNEAYRVWHGLPSRDDARQAPVNHIHFDGYSMGPSTDTKYKSGEHIPGLDVGGWFDAGDFDIQTGHHCTTVMSFVDSWEHFKIDRDQTYIDQKIRYTDIHHPDGKPDLLQQIEHGTLQLVAQHKSVGHAFRGIVVPNLHQYHHLGDPSAMTDNMIYNPEMDVNENDGKYSGVNDDRWAFTGKDPSLNYSSMAALAAAYRALKGFNDSLASEALSIAENAWIKEHNESGWEIKDTGRFALYRIRGEVDAALQLLISTEKENYKERFENLIWNALGLSRILFIERAVKAIPYFDSRFKERLVPYVEKYKTECDEFLKENPYGVLIGRRPWAGNHELISWAITNYHVHKAFPDIMNPEYTFRGLSYIYGLHPSSNISFVSGVGVYSKKVAYGGNRADYTFIAGGVVPGLLMLKPDFPENKEDWPFLWGENEYVIDICAEYIFLVNAVDDLLNGK
- a CDS encoding tetratricopeptide repeat protein, whose translation is MNGNKDIRKKILADGKKRTPEQLSKKYNLSVKEINEILKTSSRKYPKWFYVVLVLAPVIFITLLELLLRATDYGYNTEQWVDAGNGKLIINPEVGRRYFPSGNFTPNTIEDMFDLHKKPNAFRVFVLGGSSAQGYPFNPMGAFSRYIRKRLELVYPESNIEIVNVAMTAVNSYTILDLLPGVLEKEPDLILIYAGHNEYYGALGVGSVESYGTSRALIKLMLYLNKYKITQLTRDAINSIASLLTGENIKSHGTLMSEIAQDKLIPVNSEEFAEGVQQFRENMDEILRLSKERGTPVILGKLVCNLKDQKPFASVETPDYVTAIEAYENAVRELNKGNLKKADSLFVLAKDLDALRFRAPQAMNSIIEELGYKYGAPVVPLDSIFNAASPSGIVGDNLMVDHLHPNLQGYQLMGKSYYDYMHKFGYLPPIERGKIPYEKQDSITVANFVFTRLDSTLGVYYAKLLKSDWPFAEKRRNKFNQSDFMNILNPKDFIDSLAAARIENKVSWVDAHLIAATYHLRRDEIKNYLKYMDVIIYQYPVLKDLDGALRFFYAQNKINLNDYTPRRNGLMALYIGNYRNAIKYLKQAYLSAPDDAGLLYNLAYAFYKNNELDSANVYLNRSLALVPGDKDAIQLKTEIGKKLKNKTLHKTRKYEC